Proteins encoded by one window of Acidimicrobiales bacterium:
- a CDS encoding group II truncated hemoglobin: MNDFRPTSTPTLYDWAGGQAAIERMINAFYDRVEQDDLLGRLFPGGVSAEHRDHVTTWWSEVFGGPSQYTDELGGYEHMLGKHEGLAITADQRHRFVSLMSLAADDAGLPDDPEFRSALLAYLEWGTRLAFANSQAGAELVEHAPVPRWGWGEAPPYEG, translated from the coding sequence ATGAACGACTTTCGACCGACCTCGACCCCGACCCTGTACGACTGGGCGGGCGGGCAGGCCGCGATCGAGCGGATGATCAACGCTTTCTACGACCGGGTCGAGCAGGACGACCTGCTGGGCCGGCTGTTCCCCGGTGGCGTGAGCGCCGAGCACCGCGACCACGTGACGACGTGGTGGTCGGAGGTCTTCGGTGGCCCGTCGCAGTACACCGACGAGCTGGGCGGCTACGAGCACATGCTGGGCAAGCACGAGGGGCTGGCGATCACCGCCGACCAGCGGCACCGCTTCGTGTCGTTGATGAGCCTCGCCGCCGACGACGCCGGGCTCCCCGACGACCCCGAGTTCCGCTCCGCCCTCCTCGCCTACCTGGAGTGGGGCACCCGGCTGGCGTTCGCCAACTCGCAGGCGGGCGCCGAGCTCGTCGAGCACGCTCCCGTCCCCCGCTGGGGTTGGGGCGAGGCGCCTCCGTACGAGGGGTAG
- a CDS encoding maleylpyruvate isomerase family mycothiol-dependent enzyme → MGEAEASVGGAFVTERRCLAQTFRDVGPDRPTLAGAWTTTDLAAHVVATEQLAGVPTFVGRVVVARYGWRLNELFRSTYQRDVRRFRRLGFDTAVERLSGDPPRLLRRPSVAPVGLFEVWVHHEDVRRANDLPVRTTDENPDLVPCLRWLLRYQHGLLGYVTLRLELPDGQVLTGSGPGEPVTIRGTPGECLLWLAGRRDVTSVELDGSTNAVDRLTCLDIRV, encoded by the coding sequence ATGGGAGAGGCGGAGGCGAGCGTGGGTGGTGCGTTCGTGACCGAGCGGAGGTGCCTGGCGCAGACGTTCCGCGACGTGGGGCCCGACCGGCCGACGCTCGCCGGGGCGTGGACCACGACCGACCTGGCGGCCCACGTCGTGGCCACCGAGCAGCTCGCCGGGGTGCCGACCTTCGTGGGCCGGGTGGTGGTCGCCCGCTACGGGTGGCGGCTCAACGAGCTGTTCCGGTCGACCTACCAGCGCGACGTCCGCCGCTTCCGCCGCCTCGGCTTCGACACCGCGGTCGAGCGGCTGTCGGGCGACCCGCCCCGGCTGCTGCGCCGCCCCTCGGTGGCCCCCGTCGGCCTGTTCGAGGTGTGGGTCCACCACGAGGACGTCCGGCGGGCCAACGACCTGCCCGTCCGCACCACCGACGAGAACCCGGACCTCGTCCCCTGCCTGCGCTGGCTCCTGCGCTACCAGCACGGCCTGCTGGGCTACGTGACCCTGCGCCTGGAGCTGCCCGACGGGCAGGTGCTGACAGGCTCCGGGCCGGGCGAGCCGGTCACGATCCGGGGCACCCCCGGCGAGTGCCTGCTGTGGCTGGCCGGCCGCCGCGACGTGACCTCCGTCGAGCTGGACGGCTCCACCAACGCCGTCGACCGGCTGACCTGCCTCGACATCCGGGTCTGA
- a CDS encoding RidA family protein: MGAEARLVELGIELPPLPVAPPGVQIPFEWVRVVDDRVFASGHGALGPDGAPVGPFGRVPTEVSLTDAQASARQAGLALLSGVRHALGGDLDRVRAWLVVSAFVNAEPGYGQTTAVANPVSALLLDVFGDAGRHARTAIGVAALPLNLPIVVSAELLVG; this comes from the coding sequence ATGGGAGCCGAAGCGCGCCTCGTCGAGCTGGGCATCGAGCTGCCACCGCTGCCGGTCGCACCGCCCGGCGTCCAGATCCCATTCGAATGGGTGCGGGTGGTGGACGACCGGGTGTTCGCCAGCGGCCACGGCGCCCTCGGTCCCGACGGTGCGCCCGTCGGTCCGTTCGGGCGGGTGCCGACGGAGGTGAGCCTCACCGACGCCCAGGCGTCGGCGCGGCAGGCCGGGTTGGCGCTGCTCAGCGGGGTCCGCCACGCCCTCGGCGGCGATCTCGACCGGGTGCGGGCGTGGCTCGTGGTCTCGGCCTTCGTGAACGCCGAGCCGGGCTACGGGCAGACGACAGCGGTCGCCAACCCCGTCTCCGCGCTGCTGCTCGACGTCTTCGGCGACGCCGGCCGGCACGCCCGCACGGCCATCGGCGTCGCGGCGCTGCCGCTGAACCTGCCGATCGTCGTCAGCGCCGAGCTGCTCGTGGGGTGA
- a CDS encoding YafY family protein produces MNRTDRLYALVEELRAFAPRPRTARQLADRYEVSVRTVERDLNALLEAGVPIYATPGPGGGYALDKSHTLPPVNFTPEEATALAVALARPGDSPFADALRSAVRKVVGVMSSHEAEAAQRLAGRIRLFPHESDVRQQAGGVVEDAILGMQVVEIDYQDRNGAVTTRVVEPLVLAGGSGQTWYLVAYCRLRQDERAFRLDRIADARLTGETVTQARQPTMQGSPPARILSLLE; encoded by the coding sequence GTGAACCGCACCGACCGGCTCTACGCGCTCGTGGAAGAGCTGCGGGCCTTCGCTCCCCGGCCGCGCACCGCCCGCCAGCTCGCCGACCGGTACGAGGTCAGCGTCCGGACGGTCGAGCGCGACCTGAACGCCCTGCTCGAGGCCGGTGTCCCGATCTACGCCACGCCCGGGCCCGGCGGCGGCTACGCCCTCGACAAGTCGCACACGCTGCCGCCGGTCAACTTCACGCCCGAGGAGGCGACGGCGCTCGCCGTGGCGCTGGCGCGGCCGGGCGACTCGCCCTTCGCCGACGCCCTGCGGTCGGCCGTCCGCAAGGTGGTCGGGGTGATGTCGTCGCACGAGGCCGAGGCGGCGCAGCGGCTGGCGGGCCGCATCCGGCTGTTCCCCCACGAGAGCGACGTGCGCCAGCAGGCGGGTGGGGTCGTCGAGGACGCCATCCTCGGGATGCAGGTGGTGGAGATCGACTACCAGGACCGCAACGGCGCGGTGACCACCCGGGTGGTCGAACCCCTGGTCCTCGCCGGCGGGTCGGGGCAGACGTGGTACCTCGTCGCCTACTGCCGGCTGCGCCAGGACGAGCGGGCGTTCCGGCTCGACCGCATCGCCGACGCCCGCCTCACCGGCGAGACGGTGACGCAGGCCCGGCAGCCGACGATGCAGGGCTCGCCGCCGGCACGGATCCTGTCGCTGCTCGAGTGA
- a CDS encoding VOC family protein yields MATDTTDTTDTSDPLTPGAPVGWFEIGTDDPESARRFYGGAFGWTFAQEQSYSVITTGQGHLLQGGIQDTTVPLPDGQPSSYAVPCIQVGDVAATCAKVEDLGGKVLVPATPIPSGLVYGFVTDPAGNRIGLFAPPPLT; encoded by the coding sequence ATGGCAACCGACACGACCGACACGACCGACACCTCCGACCCCCTCACGCCCGGCGCTCCGGTGGGCTGGTTCGAGATCGGCACCGACGATCCCGAGTCGGCCCGTCGCTTCTACGGCGGCGCCTTCGGCTGGACGTTCGCCCAGGAGCAGTCGTACTCGGTGATCACCACCGGCCAGGGCCACCTGCTCCAGGGCGGCATCCAGGACACCACCGTGCCGCTGCCCGACGGCCAGCCGAGCTCCTACGCCGTGCCGTGCATCCAGGTCGGCGACGTCGCCGCCACCTGCGCCAAGGTCGAGGACCTCGGCGGCAAGGTGCTGGTCCCGGCCACCCCGATCCCGTCCGGCCTCGTCTACGGCTTCGTCACCGACCCCGCCGGCAACCGGATCGGCCTCTTCGCGCCTCCTCCGCTCACCTGA
- a CDS encoding nitroreductase/quinone reductase family protein translates to MPSDFALKTMNAVHKGVLKVSGGRLGWQAGGMPALELTTTGRKSGRPHTVMLTSPVQDGDTIVVVASRGGDDQHPAWLLNVRDNPDVEVAYNGGAKQAMTAKVADAEERGRLWPQVTTSQKRYAGYQTKTDREIPLVLLTP, encoded by the coding sequence ATGCCGAGTGACTTCGCGTTGAAGACGATGAACGCCGTGCACAAGGGCGTGCTGAAGGTGAGCGGCGGCCGCCTCGGTTGGCAGGCGGGCGGCATGCCGGCGCTGGAGCTGACGACCACCGGTCGCAAGAGCGGCCGGCCCCACACGGTGATGCTGACGTCACCGGTGCAGGACGGCGACACCATCGTGGTGGTGGCGTCGCGGGGCGGCGACGACCAGCACCCCGCCTGGCTCCTCAACGTGCGCGACAACCCCGACGTCGAGGTCGCCTACAACGGCGGCGCCAAGCAGGCGATGACGGCGAAGGTCGCCGACGCCGAAGAGCGTGGTCGCCTGTGGCCGCAGGTCACCACCAGCCAGAAGCGCTACGCCGGCTACCAGACCAAGACCGACCGCGAGATCCCCCTCGTCCTGCTCACGCCTTAA
- a CDS encoding GNAT family N-acetyltransferase, whose protein sequence is MLRHEVTTVDHRATDVATAIVDVQRAAYQVEAELIGYDRIPGLVETAADVAALDLTILGVHDDGRLVGLVGYTRGDDVVEIERLAVAPAQFRRGVGRALVAAVHEREVDATRFEVSTGAANTPGVGLYTALGYRRVDTRVLDGCPVVFLVRAPGSGGR, encoded by the coding sequence ATGCTCCGCCATGAGGTGACCACCGTCGACCACCGGGCCACCGACGTCGCCACCGCGATCGTCGACGTGCAGCGGGCGGCGTACCAGGTCGAGGCCGAGCTCATCGGCTACGACCGGATCCCGGGCCTCGTCGAGACCGCGGCCGACGTGGCGGCCCTGGACCTGACGATCCTCGGCGTCCACGACGACGGACGGCTCGTCGGCCTGGTCGGCTACACCCGCGGCGACGATGTCGTCGAGATCGAGCGGTTGGCCGTGGCCCCCGCCCAGTTCCGCCGAGGGGTCGGACGGGCCCTCGTCGCCGCCGTCCACGAGCGCGAGGTCGACGCCACGCGCTTCGAGGTGTCGACCGGCGCCGCCAACACTCCGGGGGTCGGGCTCTACACGGCGCTCGGCTACCGGCGGGTCGACACGCGGGTGCTCGACGGCTGCCCCGTGGTGTTCCTCGTGCGGGCTCCGGGCTCAGGAGGGCGGTAG
- a CDS encoding YbaK/EbsC family protein: MVGTLDWLPATAHPELLAAPTVTALSQLDDEAAGSVRVAAIDPDLADTAAFCKTYQVGLDVSANCVVVAAKRGGERWLAACVVLATTRADVNGLVRRQLDARKVSFAPMDVAVAETDMQYGGITPVGLPSSWSLLVDVAVAASEEVVVGSGRRDSKLLLPGALLARLPGAVVLDALGLPPS, from the coding sequence ATGGTCGGCACCCTCGATTGGCTTCCCGCGACGGCACACCCCGAGCTCCTGGCGGCTCCCACGGTCACCGCGCTCTCGCAGCTCGACGACGAGGCCGCCGGGTCGGTGCGGGTGGCGGCGATCGACCCGGACCTGGCCGACACCGCGGCGTTCTGCAAGACCTACCAGGTGGGCCTGGACGTGTCGGCCAACTGCGTGGTGGTCGCCGCCAAGCGGGGCGGTGAGCGCTGGCTGGCCGCCTGCGTGGTGCTGGCGACCACCCGGGCCGACGTCAACGGCCTGGTGCGGCGGCAGCTCGACGCCCGCAAGGTGTCGTTCGCCCCGATGGACGTGGCCGTCGCCGAGACCGACATGCAGTACGGCGGCATCACGCCGGTGGGCCTGCCGTCGAGTTGGAGCCTGCTGGTCGACGTCGCGGTCGCCGCGTCCGAGGAGGTGGTGGTGGGCAGCGGCCGGCGCGACTCGAAGCTCCTGCTCCCGGGCGCCCTCCTCGCCCGCCTCCCGGGCGCCGTCGTCCTCGACGCCCTCGGCCTACCGCCCTCCTGA
- a CDS encoding DUF3445 domain-containing protein, with translation MAAPTWLDEIEPATSPPFVRMGTRGLGQNPWLLGGDDVPGQLEEKRHILAAHHHEVVAAIDGTEAAAAELLAAIQPQAQPEPEPGAADRHPIDAAGRLVAEDLCLLVERDGRWVLGAGSLSFPSHWRLRDKLGLPLAQVHDPVPDYSAELADKVDRFLDRLRPGRERGVWRRNWTVHHEPDLYAPEVPPPPDPPVTQDEAPHRLWLRSERQTLTRLPHTGAIVFTIRTQQVPLGAVAERPALRARLAEAVAAWPPHQVAYRGGEAIRRPLLAWLRSDTD, from the coding sequence ATGGCCGCTCCCACCTGGCTCGACGAGATCGAGCCGGCGACGAGCCCGCCGTTCGTCCGGATGGGCACCCGGGGGCTCGGGCAGAACCCGTGGCTCCTCGGCGGCGACGACGTGCCGGGCCAGCTCGAGGAGAAGCGCCACATCCTCGCCGCGCACCACCACGAGGTGGTCGCCGCCATCGACGGCACCGAGGCCGCCGCCGCCGAGCTGCTCGCCGCCATCCAGCCCCAGGCCCAGCCCGAGCCCGAACCCGGAGCAGCCGACCGGCACCCGATCGACGCGGCGGGGCGGCTGGTGGCGGAGGACCTGTGCCTGCTGGTCGAGCGGGACGGGCGGTGGGTGCTGGGGGCCGGGTCGCTGAGCTTCCCCTCGCACTGGCGCCTGCGCGACAAGCTCGGCCTCCCCCTCGCCCAGGTCCACGACCCGGTGCCCGACTATTCCGCCGAGCTGGCCGACAAGGTCGACCGCTTCCTCGACCGGCTCCGCCCCGGCCGGGAGCGCGGCGTGTGGCGCCGCAACTGGACCGTGCACCACGAGCCCGACCTGTACGCCCCCGAGGTCCCGCCGCCGCCCGACCCGCCCGTCACCCAGGACGAGGCGCCCCACCGCCTGTGGCTGCGCAGCGAGCGCCAGACCCTCACCCGCCTGCCCCACACCGGGGCGATCGTGTTCACCATCCGCACCCAGCAGGTCCCCCTCGGCGCCGTCGCCGAACGCCCCGCCCTCCGGGCCCGACTGGCCGAGGCCGTCGCCGCCTGGCCGCCGCACCAGGTCGCCTACCGGGGCGGCGAGGCGATCCGCCGACCCCTCCTCGCCTGGCTGCGCAGCGACACCGACTGA
- a CDS encoding anaerobic C4-dicarboxylate transporter family protein — protein MDTVELILHGAVVIGCIYMGVRAGGAGLGIWGLVGVFILVYGFQLAPAAPPTDAVFIIIAVITAASAMQAARGTDWMVAQAARAIRGRPKSVTYMAPLMAFLFTVGAGTGFIYYPLLPVIYDVSYRQKIRPERPLAMSSLASQVGILASPVSAATAALVTSFENANFDFSLTKVLIVMWPACLIGLAVGAFVMTRYGKELEDDPIYQQRLASGQLQEPDTNDIDTKALPPTAKRAALIFLAGVAFIIITGLFEGLRPVVGTGDDATRVSVTITIQVVMGVVAALILLVAKAKGGDVAKQPTFTSGMTGAIALFGLSWLASTFVLAHQTEINDALGDVVEDYKILFALALFIVGALTTSQSGTTNAIVPVGLSLGLSPALVTAMWPAVMGMYFLPANGSQIATVAFDQTGTTRIGKYVLNHSFMVPTLIFVVVAVAVGFVLSPLV, from the coding sequence GTGGACACTGTCGAGCTGATCCTCCACGGCGCGGTGGTCATCGGTTGCATCTACATGGGTGTCCGCGCCGGGGGAGCGGGGCTCGGCATCTGGGGCCTGGTCGGCGTGTTCATCCTGGTCTACGGGTTCCAGCTGGCCCCCGCGGCCCCGCCGACCGACGCGGTCTTCATCATCATCGCCGTCATCACGGCGGCGTCGGCGATGCAGGCCGCCCGGGGGACCGACTGGATGGTCGCCCAAGCCGCGAGAGCCATCCGGGGCCGGCCCAAGTCGGTCACCTACATGGCGCCGCTGATGGCGTTCCTGTTCACCGTCGGCGCCGGCACGGGCTTCATCTACTACCCCCTGCTCCCCGTCATCTACGACGTGTCGTACCGGCAGAAGATCCGCCCCGAGCGCCCGCTGGCGATGTCGTCGCTGGCCTCGCAGGTCGGCATCCTCGCCAGCCCGGTGTCGGCCGCCACCGCCGCCCTGGTCACGTCGTTCGAGAACGCCAACTTCGACTTCAGCCTCACCAAGGTGCTGATCGTCATGTGGCCGGCGTGCCTGATCGGCCTGGCGGTCGGCGCCTTCGTGATGACCCGCTACGGCAAGGAGCTGGAGGACGACCCGATCTACCAGCAGCGCCTGGCCTCCGGTCAGCTCCAGGAGCCCGACACCAACGACATCGACACCAAGGCCCTGCCGCCCACCGCCAAGCGGGCCGCCCTCATCTTCCTGGCCGGTGTGGCGTTCATCATCATCACCGGGCTCTTCGAGGGGCTGCGCCCGGTGGTCGGCACCGGCGACGACGCCACCCGGGTGTCGGTGACCATCACCATCCAGGTGGTGATGGGCGTGGTGGCGGCCTTGATCCTGCTGGTCGCCAAGGCCAAGGGCGGCGACGTGGCCAAGCAGCCGACGTTCACCTCGGGCATGACCGGCGCCATCGCCCTGTTCGGCCTCTCCTGGCTGGCCTCGACGTTCGTGCTGGCCCACCAGACGGAGATCAACGACGCTCTGGGCGACGTGGTGGAGGACTACAAGATCCTCTTCGCCCTGGCGCTGTTCATCGTGGGTGCGCTCACCACGAGCCAATCGGGCACCACCAACGCCATCGTGCCGGTGGGCCTCAGCCTGGGCCTCAGCCCGGCGCTGGTCACGGCGATGTGGCCGGCGGTGATGGGCATGTACTTCCTCCCGGCCAACGGGTCGCAGATCGCCACCGTCGCCTTCGACCAGACCGGCACGACCCGCATCGGCAAGTACGTGCTCAACCACTCGTTCATGGTGCCGACGCTGATCTTCGTGGTCGTCGCCGTCGCCGTCGGCTTCGTCCTCTCGCCGCTGGTCTGA